One part of the Nostoc sp. PCC 7120 = FACHB-418 genome encodes these proteins:
- a CDS encoding TonB-dependent siderophore receptor → MTWNYWQPAIGVASVITVLVSQPVWAAPVPVTAVELYDTDQGLEVVLKTSPGVTLTTQTSTEDKTLIITVNNAQLQLVEGKPPITTNNPIPGIAEIFVGQSDPNTIEIEITGVNAVPQFNLRQDGQEFIVSLPFVTTSQTPPTTQTPTPETPTAETPTPETPTTPETPTAETPPPEEPDEPIELTVVGDQFRPTYQVPNSSVGTRTDTPLIDVPQAIQVIPQEVIKDQGTRSLGEVLKNTSSASSGRTSSQAPALTPVIRGFESRNLLRNGLRDDSLRFQSEIANVERVEVLKGPASVLFGQGDLGGVVNLVTKQPLNTPYYSIGYQVGQFGLHRPTIDFSGPLDKDGVAYRLNAAYQTAESFKDFENSESFFIAPVVRLIGNENTNLTASIEYLKYRSFETAPDLPASGTVISNPNGRVSRETNLGEPSLSESESLVTRLGYQLDHRLNDNWTIKSEFSTAFLDVPESTVVLPIANSSTSNGLNRDGRTLRRFLVENPSSTTSLTFNNSLLGKFKTGSIEHSLLFGVEVTREETEDRLDFRQLRDIDIFNPVYRPESVSSFAIPFGNTNTEKNSLGIYAQDQISLSKNIILVLGGRLDFVNQDYEDLLSEEESFERNDTVFSPRVGIVYKPSENLSLYASYSRSFTPVVGRTRVLDTNTGITTVGEPFEPERGTQYEVGLKANLLGDRLSTTLAFYNLERTNVAAQGLSEPLSQIQIGKQRSQGIELDVAGEILPGWNLTASYAYTDSKITEDSRPEFQDRQLQNVPRNSFGLWSTYELQAGSLKGLGFGLGVFTQGERQGDLRNTFTLPSYLRTDASIFYRRDKFRAAINIQNLFDENYYEGARDIVRVIPGAPFTLTGSVSFEF, encoded by the coding sequence ATGACATGGAATTATTGGCAACCCGCCATTGGTGTTGCTAGTGTAATCACTGTTCTCGTCTCCCAACCAGTTTGGGCTGCTCCTGTTCCGGTAACGGCAGTAGAACTCTATGATACAGATCAAGGTTTAGAGGTCGTTTTAAAAACTTCGCCAGGAGTAACCCTAACTACTCAAACTAGCACCGAAGACAAAACCCTAATTATCACCGTCAATAATGCTCAACTGCAATTGGTAGAAGGAAAACCCCCCATCACTACCAATAATCCCATCCCTGGTATTGCTGAGATTTTTGTGGGACAGTCTGACCCTAACACTATTGAAATTGAAATCACCGGTGTTAATGCAGTCCCGCAATTTAATCTACGTCAGGACGGACAAGAATTTATTGTTAGTCTTCCTTTTGTTACTACCAGTCAAACTCCACCAACTACACAAACCCCAACCCCAGAAACACCTACCGCAGAAACCCCAACCCCAGAAACACCCACAACTCCAGAAACACCCACAGCCGAAACCCCACCCCCAGAAGAACCAGACGAACCCATCGAACTAACAGTTGTCGGGGATCAATTCCGTCCAACGTATCAAGTTCCTAATTCTTCTGTGGGAACGCGCACAGATACTCCCCTAATTGACGTACCCCAAGCTATTCAAGTCATACCCCAAGAAGTTATTAAAGACCAAGGAACTCGCAGCCTTGGCGAAGTCTTAAAAAATACTAGTAGTGCTAGTAGCGGTCGGACATCTTCCCAAGCACCAGCACTAACTCCAGTAATTCGGGGCTTTGAATCTCGTAACTTATTACGCAACGGTTTAAGGGATGATAGCTTACGGTTTCAAAGTGAAATTGCTAACGTTGAACGCGTAGAAGTCCTCAAAGGCCCAGCTTCCGTCCTCTTTGGACAAGGTGATTTAGGTGGGGTCGTCAACCTAGTTACTAAACAACCTCTAAATACACCTTACTACTCTATTGGCTATCAAGTAGGACAATTTGGTTTACATCGTCCCACCATCGACTTTTCTGGCCCCTTAGATAAAGATGGTGTTGCTTATCGTTTGAATGCGGCTTATCAAACTGCTGAAAGCTTTAAAGATTTCGAGAATAGTGAATCCTTTTTTATTGCGCCTGTTGTTAGATTAATAGGTAACGAAAATACAAATTTAACAGCAAGCATAGAATATCTGAAATACCGCAGTTTTGAGACAGCACCAGACTTACCAGCGTCAGGAACAGTTATTTCCAACCCTAATGGTAGAGTTTCACGAGAGACTAACTTAGGTGAACCATCATTATCTGAAAGTGAGTCTTTAGTTACCCGTTTAGGCTATCAGTTAGACCATCGCCTCAATGATAACTGGACAATCAAAAGTGAATTTTCTACAGCCTTTTTAGATGTTCCAGAAAGTACCGTAGTGCTTCCTATCGCTAACTCTAGTACATCAAATGGACTAAATAGAGATGGTCGTACACTCCGACGCTTTTTAGTAGAAAACCCATCTAGTACGACCAGTTTGACGTTTAATAATAGCCTCTTAGGTAAGTTCAAAACAGGCAGTATTGAACACAGTTTACTGTTTGGTGTGGAAGTTACTAGAGAGGAAACAGAAGATAGACTAGATTTTAGACAACTCAGAGACATTGATATTTTCAATCCCGTCTATCGTCCTGAGAGTGTGTCATCATTTGCCATTCCTTTTGGTAATACTAATACCGAGAAAAATTCTTTGGGGATTTATGCTCAAGACCAAATTTCCCTATCCAAAAATATTATTTTAGTTTTGGGTGGACGTTTGGATTTTGTTAACCAAGACTATGAAGACTTACTCTCAGAAGAAGAAAGCTTTGAACGTAACGACACAGTTTTTAGTCCCCGTGTCGGTATTGTTTACAAACCTAGTGAAAACCTTTCTTTGTATGCCAGCTACAGTAGATCCTTTACACCCGTTGTTGGTAGAACCAGGGTTTTAGACACAAACACAGGAATAACAACAGTTGGCGAACCCTTTGAACCAGAAAGAGGAACTCAGTATGAAGTGGGTTTAAAAGCAAATTTATTAGGCGATCGCCTCTCCACCACTCTCGCATTTTATAATCTAGAACGTACCAACGTTGCAGCCCAAGGACTCAGCGAACCCCTCTCCCAAATCCAAATCGGCAAGCAACGCAGCCAAGGTATAGAATTAGACGTAGCCGGGGAAATTCTCCCTGGTTGGAACTTAACAGCCAGTTACGCCTATACAGATAGCAAAATCACCGAAGATAGTCGCCCCGAATTTCAAGATAGACAATTACAAAACGTTCCCAGAAACTCCTTTGGTTTGTGGAGTACCTACGAACTGCAAGCCGGAAGCCTCAAAGGGTTAGGATTTGGATTAGGTGTTTTCACGCAAGGAGAACGCCAAGGAGACCTACGCAACACCTTCACATTACCTAGCTACTTGCGTACAGATGCTTCCATCTTTTACCGCCGTGACAAATTCCGCGCCGCCATTAATATTCAAAACCTATTCGATGAAAATTACTACGAAGGTGCGCGGGACATTGTGCGTGTAATTCCAGGTGCGCCCTTTACTTTGACAGGTAGTGTCTCCTTTGAATTTTAA
- a CDS encoding HlyD family efflux transporter periplasmic adaptor subunit: protein MSSNNGNGRLTTITQETNITPTPPKTSNPAASSFEHPLMLKQSSGWSRGILWTLMFVSIAAVAWASVSKIEQAVPAQGKLEPQDNVNEVQIPIEGVVKTIHVKDGHRVKAGDLLVSLDPTVSQAQENSFQKVRTVLEQENQFYQAQLSGKEDTSPTVSIPAQFVSLTRSRAVLLAENRLFQAQLDGNAGEMSLSAEQRQRVKSELEELTSRVTSAQLEIDQLQKQYSQADIKLKSNQEKLKVNEQILTDISELALEGGISRIQYLNQQQEVESIRAEIAQLQEEKIRLQAAIAQAQAKVQNTKDIDRRDLTARIGNNSQRIAEIDSQLSKAIVDNKKRIAELDSQLSQTNQALKYSVVRSPVDGVVFDLKAHAPGFVAKSTEPVLKIVPQTNLVAKVSITNQDIGFIREGMRVDVRIDSFPYSEFGDIKGTLTWIGSDALPPTQLQPYYTFPATVTLDQQYLLSQQRKIALQSGMSLNANIKIRERTVMSIFTDFFNKTGESLKFVR from the coding sequence ATGAGTTCCAACAACGGTAACGGTCGCCTGACAACGATAACACAGGAAACGAATATTACTCCCACACCACCTAAAACATCAAATCCTGCTGCATCCTCCTTTGAACATCCCCTGATGCTCAAACAATCCTCTGGGTGGTCACGGGGGATATTATGGACATTGATGTTTGTCTCAATTGCAGCAGTAGCTTGGGCTAGTGTCTCCAAAATCGAACAAGCAGTTCCAGCCCAAGGAAAACTCGAACCTCAAGATAATGTCAACGAGGTGCAAATCCCTATCGAGGGTGTCGTCAAAACCATTCACGTCAAAGATGGACACCGTGTTAAAGCCGGGGATTTACTTGTAAGTCTTGATCCCACCGTTTCCCAAGCGCAGGAAAATTCCTTCCAAAAAGTTCGCACAGTTTTAGAACAAGAAAATCAATTTTACCAAGCACAACTAAGTGGTAAAGAGGACACCTCACCTACAGTCTCCATTCCGGCGCAATTTGTCAGCTTAACCAGAAGCCGGGCGGTATTACTTGCCGAAAATCGTCTGTTTCAAGCTCAACTTGATGGCAATGCTGGGGAAATGTCCTTGAGTGCCGAACAGCGACAACGGGTAAAATCTGAATTAGAAGAGTTAACATCACGAGTTACATCTGCTCAGTTAGAAATTGACCAATTACAAAAGCAATACAGCCAAGCAGACATTAAACTTAAATCCAACCAAGAAAAATTGAAAGTTAATGAGCAAATTCTCACAGATATCTCCGAATTGGCGTTAGAAGGGGGAATTTCCCGCATTCAATACCTCAACCAGCAGCAGGAAGTAGAATCCATTCGTGCAGAAATTGCACAATTGCAAGAAGAAAAGATACGCTTGCAAGCGGCTATAGCCCAAGCCCAAGCCAAAGTCCAAAACACCAAAGACATTGATAGAAGAGATTTAACCGCCCGTATTGGCAATAATAGCCAGAGAATAGCTGAGATTGACAGCCAATTAAGCAAAGCCATTGTCGATAACAAAAAACGCATCGCCGAACTTGACAGCCAACTCAGTCAAACCAATCAGGCATTAAAGTATAGTGTAGTGCGATCGCCTGTTGATGGTGTAGTCTTTGACCTCAAAGCCCACGCCCCCGGCTTTGTGGCTAAATCCACCGAACCAGTGCTGAAAATCGTACCCCAAACTAACTTAGTAGCAAAAGTTTCCATCACCAACCAAGACATCGGCTTTATTAGAGAAGGAATGCGCGTTGATGTCCGCATAGATTCCTTCCCCTACAGCGAATTTGGCGATATCAAAGGTACTTTAACCTGGATTGGTTCTGATGCCCTACCACCAACCCAACTTCAGCCATACTACACCTTCCCAGCCACAGTCACCCTTGACCAACAATATCTTCTCAGCCAGCAACGTAAAATTGCCCTACAGTCGGGAATGTCATTAAACGCCAACATCAAAATTAGAGAACGTACTGTCATGAGCATCTTTACTGATTTCTTCAATAAAACCGGAGAAAGCCTGAAATTCGTTCGTTAA
- a CDS encoding peptidase domain-containing ABC transporter produces MKVSLNKSFFGHDMTTSIPSISDFLTTTPPFNLLSTAAIEQLTQKAQLLRYRMGQTIVVKETMPAHVAILYEGQARLIGYSYNSAIPDTIELLQPGAILGWVSLLRGVGCETAIASTEAVFLTIPSVIFQTLLKKEKAFNDALTKHCATSELFDLLSLEVQRRALGEVELTDLVQQMLPQTVVLNLSKGKTPLSQLDPHRLWLLSSGNTNFAIGDRLEPYPDKQNLKVESGIARLIGIPPVSFQPTPTEIEPETITDDIPYASEQPPALESKDRQGKYPYVSGKGVLNETLACFQMLSQYWNMPFRRDVIRRVLQNQQQRLGSVSLQLCGSLAEMLGLRAQLAVVPAIAISRLQTPVMLQWQNRFAILYKATDSELVLGVPGKGIQRHKPKAFIETWGEQGEILLLQPTKETPRKRFGLSWFLPFVSQYRRVLSEVLISSFFVQLFGLANPLITQVIIDKVLIQNSPATLNVLGTLLVATALFEAVLTTLRTNLFVETTNRIDMALGSEVINHLLRLPLGYFEKRPVGELSTRINELENIRQFLTGTALTVVLDAIFSVIYIVVMLYYSWLLTLVALATVPLFALLGVIVAPVIRQQTRTRAERNAQTQSYLVEVVSGIQTVKAQNIELRSRWQWQDRYARYVADSFKNALTSTTAGSISKFLNQLSGLLLLWVGAFLVLQGTLTLGQLIAFRIIAGYTTSPLLRLVQLWQNFQETALSLERLSDILDTPQEEAVRQDIPLPDIQGAVKYDHITFRFTNSPTPQLDNISLDIPPGKFVGVVGQSGAGKSTLTKLLTRLYDPEVGRILIDGYDIHKVELYSLRRQIGMVLQDTLLFDTTVQENIALNNPEATPEEIINAAKIAYAHEFIMSLPMGYNTRVGERGSALSGGQRQRIAIARTVLQNPRLLIMDEATSALDYNSERQVCQNLQQALEGRTVFFITHRLGTIRHADIILMMEQGRIAEQGTHDELMALRGLYYCLYRQQEAVVV; encoded by the coding sequence ATGAAAGTCTCACTTAATAAGTCTTTTTTCGGACACGATATGACTACTTCCATACCCTCAATATCCGATTTCCTCACAACAACGCCGCCTTTCAATCTTCTATCTACCGCCGCTATTGAGCAATTGACACAGAAAGCACAACTATTGCGCTACCGTATGGGACAAACAATAGTTGTCAAAGAAACAATGCCGGCTCATGTAGCAATTCTCTACGAAGGACAAGCCCGGCTAATTGGTTACAGCTACAATTCTGCTATTCCCGATACTATCGAATTACTCCAACCAGGGGCGATTCTGGGTTGGGTAAGTTTGCTTAGGGGTGTGGGTTGTGAAACTGCGATCGCCTCCACAGAAGCAGTATTTTTAACTATCCCATCTGTTATTTTTCAGACCTTATTAAAAAAAGAAAAAGCCTTTAATGATGCTCTAACTAAACACTGTGCTACCTCAGAGTTATTTGACCTACTGAGTTTAGAAGTGCAACGCCGCGCCTTGGGGGAAGTTGAACTGACAGATTTAGTCCAGCAAATGCTCCCTCAAACGGTCGTTTTGAATCTCTCCAAGGGGAAAACACCCCTCAGCCAACTAGATCCCCACCGGCTTTGGTTGTTAAGTAGTGGTAATACTAACTTTGCCATAGGCGATCGCTTAGAGCCATATCCAGACAAGCAAAATCTCAAGGTAGAAAGTGGTATAGCGAGGTTAATCGGCATTCCCCCGGTATCTTTTCAACCCACACCCACAGAAATAGAACCGGAAACAATCACAGACGATATCCCCTACGCCTCAGAACAACCCCCGGCCCTAGAGTCCAAAGATAGACAGGGTAAATATCCTTATGTGAGTGGAAAAGGGGTATTAAATGAAACCCTGGCTTGCTTCCAGATGTTGAGCCAGTATTGGAATATGCCTTTCCGTCGTGATGTCATCCGCCGGGTATTGCAGAATCAACAACAAAGATTAGGTAGTGTTTCCTTACAATTATGCGGTTCTTTAGCCGAAATGTTGGGTTTACGGGCGCAATTAGCCGTAGTTCCTGCCATTGCTATCAGTCGCTTGCAAACCCCAGTCATGCTGCAATGGCAAAACCGCTTTGCTATCCTCTACAAAGCTACCGATAGCGAACTGGTGTTAGGTGTCCCAGGAAAGGGAATACAACGCCACAAACCCAAAGCCTTCATTGAAACTTGGGGAGAACAAGGCGAGATTCTCCTCCTCCAACCAACCAAGGAAACCCCCCGTAAACGCTTCGGCTTAAGTTGGTTTTTACCCTTCGTTTCCCAGTATCGCCGCGTCTTGAGTGAGGTATTAATTTCCTCCTTCTTTGTCCAGTTGTTCGGCTTGGCGAATCCCCTAATTACCCAGGTAATTATCGATAAAGTCCTAATTCAAAACTCCCCCGCCACCTTGAATGTGTTGGGGACATTGTTAGTTGCTACAGCCCTATTTGAAGCCGTCCTCACCACCCTACGGACAAATTTATTCGTAGAAACCACCAACCGCATAGACATGGCCTTGGGGTCAGAAGTCATTAACCACCTGTTACGGCTACCCCTGGGTTACTTTGAAAAGCGTCCTGTAGGCGAACTCTCAACCCGCATTAACGAACTAGAGAACATCCGCCAATTCCTGACAGGTACAGCCTTAACAGTAGTCCTAGACGCGATATTTTCCGTTATTTACATCGTCGTCATGCTGTACTACAGTTGGCTATTAACCTTAGTTGCCTTAGCTACAGTCCCCCTATTTGCCCTGTTAGGTGTAATTGTCGCCCCCGTCATCCGCCAACAAACCCGCACCCGCGCCGAACGCAACGCCCAAACTCAATCTTATTTAGTCGAAGTCGTTTCCGGTATTCAAACCGTCAAAGCCCAAAATATTGAATTGCGATCGCGTTGGCAATGGCAAGACCGTTATGCTCGTTATGTGGCTGATAGTTTCAAAAATGCCCTCACCTCCACCACAGCAGGTTCTATCAGTAAATTTCTGAACCAACTCTCAGGGTTATTACTCCTCTGGGTCGGCGCATTCTTAGTATTACAAGGAACACTCACCCTCGGTCAATTAATCGCCTTCCGCATCATCGCTGGTTACACCACAAGCCCCCTACTGCGTCTAGTGCAACTGTGGCAAAACTTCCAAGAAACAGCCTTATCCCTGGAAAGATTGAGTGATATTTTAGACACACCCCAAGAAGAAGCAGTGCGTCAAGATATCCCCTTACCAGATATTCAAGGAGCAGTTAAATACGACCATATCACCTTCCGCTTCACCAATAGCCCCACCCCCCAACTAGACAACATTAGTTTAGATATTCCCCCTGGTAAATTCGTCGGTGTAGTCGGACAAAGTGGCGCAGGTAAAAGCACCCTCACCAAACTCTTAACACGTCTCTATGATCCCGAAGTTGGACGCATCCTCATCGACGGTTACGACATCCACAAAGTTGAACTGTATTCCCTACGGCGACAAATCGGCATGGTATTACAAGATACCCTGTTATTTGATACCACAGTTCAAGAAAATATTGCTCTCAATAACCCCGAAGCCACACCAGAAGAAATCATCAACGCTGCCAAAATTGCCTACGCCCATGAGTTCATCATGAGCCTACCGATGGGATATAACACCCGTGTTGGGGAAAGAGGATCAGCACTTTCTGGGGGACAAAGACAAAGAATTGCGATCGCTCGTACCGTCCTGCAAAACCCCCGTCTCCTAATTATGGATGAAGCCACAAGTGCCTTAGATTACAACAGCGAACGCCAAGTCTGTCAAAACCTGCAACAAGCACTAGAAGGGCGAACAGTCTTCTTCATAACTCATCGTTTAGGTACTATTCGCCATGCTGACATTATCTTAATGATGGAACAAGGCCGCATTGCCGAGCAAGGCACACACGACGAATTAATGGCTCTCAGAGGGCTGTATTACTGTTTATACCGCCAGCAAGAAGCCGTAGTGGTGTGA
- a CDS encoding peptidylprolyl isomerase: MNDSYLERLCQQTITASELISLLAGYQMLPQLYRELLIDQAIASIECTPEEIEQAKQEDPQQTTALATRKLRLEKFKQATWGHKVESYFLTQKAQLDQVTYSLLRTRDMALAQELYFRIKAKEQSFAEIARQYSQGPEAQTGGLIGPTPLTQPHPQLVAKLRASQPGQLLPPTRLGEWIVIVRLEQMVHAKLDDSTRKKLLNKLFQEWLQESLQATLNKTLCTSA; this comes from the coding sequence ATGAATGATTCTTATCTAGAAAGATTGTGTCAGCAAACCATCACTGCATCAGAGTTAATATCTCTGTTGGCAGGTTATCAGATGCTACCTCAACTATATCGTGAGTTGTTAATTGACCAAGCCATAGCCTCTATAGAATGTACTCCAGAAGAAATAGAGCAGGCAAAACAGGAAGATCCTCAACAGACAACAGCACTAGCAACTAGAAAATTACGGTTAGAGAAATTTAAACAAGCGACTTGGGGACATAAAGTAGAGTCTTATTTCCTCACCCAAAAAGCCCAACTAGACCAGGTAACTTATTCTCTGCTACGAACCCGTGATATGGCACTAGCTCAAGAATTATACTTTCGGATTAAAGCCAAAGAGCAAAGTTTTGCGGAAATTGCCCGTCAATACTCCCAAGGGCCGGAAGCACAGACAGGCGGATTAATCGGCCCCACACCCCTTACCCAACCCCATCCCCAGTTAGTAGCCAAACTCCGCGCCAGTCAACCAGGACAACTATTACCCCCCACGCGTCTAGGGGAATGGATAGTTATTGTGCGGTTAGAACAGATGGTTCACGCCAAATTAGATGACTCTACGCGGAAAAAACTCCTGAATAAACTCTTCCAGGAATGGTTACAAGAATCATTACAAGCAACTTTAAATAAAACTCTGTGTACCTCCGCGTGA